The Brachyspira hyodysenteriae ATCC 27164 sequence ATCTCCATTACCTAAAAAGTCTATAGATACACCATTAGACAATTGTACATCGAATTTTCTTCCGTCTCTTTCAACTTTCCAAATTTGGGCACCCGGAAAAGCTCTTTGTATAAATGCACTGGCTTGCTGAGGTAATGCTGAAGGCGGAACTACCATATCTGCAAAAAGACTAGAAGCTGATAAAATAAATAATGATGCTAAAAAGATAGATAATTTTTTCATGATTTACTCTCCTTA is a genomic window containing:
- a CDS encoding PepSY-like domain-containing protein; its protein translation is MKKLSIFLASLFILSASSLFADMVVPPSALPQQASAFIQRAFPGAQIWKVERDGRKFDVQLSNGVSIDFLGNGDWENIDSEYAPIPDAAFPPAVIQAVKNAYPQAAVIDAEKEWGNYKLKLNNMMELMVTGNGQIMRQKFDD